A single genomic interval of Anopheles marshallii chromosome 2, idAnoMarsDA_429_01, whole genome shotgun sequence harbors:
- the LOC128707191 gene encoding putative polypeptide N-acetylgalactosaminyltransferase 9, whose amino-acid sequence MVPLLTAKHLFFVLVLSLIALTYWIVSVERDSPNDDLQEELHLVLNRPKVPGGAFDPSGTPGDMGLPVILPEKLSPEVQELVRKGWDEQGLNQFVSDMIPLRRRLPDVRDGWCRSEEQARRERHIQPGTLPRSVIVIVFYNEAWSVLLRTVHSVLDRTPTELIDEIVLVDDCSTMNHLKDELDNYIAALEKVRLVRSTERLGLIRARLFGAKLTTANIITFLDAHCEVIEGWLEALIAHVASDETMIAIPAIDWIHENTLELNAQNSVKYFGSFDWSLNFQWRGRDQRIKAASKNGTSTVHPAAPYDTPTMAGGLFTIHRTFFERLGWYDEGMQIYGGENMELSFKAWMCGGKLQIVACSRVAHIQKRGHPYLREIAGGLSIIKRNSVRLAEVWLDEYADYYYETFGGRTRRGDYGDVTARKELRQRLQCKPFRWYLEHVFPEQFDPSKAVARGEIRFGGTTQYPTCLDWPTHLFLVGCHGTGGHQLWYLTKQGEVTREDHCLDYDGTTVAMYRCHGMGGNQAWSWDSESKLLKKLTYDRCLQWNRTFTLEVCDPNVPNQQWLMQNFQPNNL is encoded by the exons ATGGTTCCGTTGCTTACCGCGAAGCATCTGTTCTTTGTGCTGGTACTCTCGCTGATTGCCCTTACCTATTGGATAGTGTCAGTGGAACGTGATTCTCCCAACGATGACTTGCAAGAGGAACTTCATCTTGTGCTGAACCGTCCAAAAGTTCCAGGCGGAGCATTCGACCCCAGTGGAACTCCGGGCGATATGGGACTGCCGGTGATACTGCCGGAAAAACTGTCCCCCGAGGTGCAGGAACTCGTCCGAAAAGGGTGGGATGAACAGGGACTCAATCAGTTCGTTTCGGACATGATTCCGCTGCGCCGAAGACTGCCGGACGTGCGGGATGGTTGGTGTCGGAGTGAGGAGCAGGCGAGGCGCGAGCGTCACATCCAACCCGGCACGCTGCCACGTTCGGTAATAGTGATTGTGTTCTACAACGAGGCCTGGTCCGTACTGCTGCGTACCGTGCACTCCGTTCTGGACCGGACGCCAACCGAGCTTATCGACGAGATTGTGCTCGTGGACGACTGTTCGACGATGAATCACCTAAAAGACGAACTGGATAATTATATTGCCGCACTTGAGAAGGTTCGCTTGGTGCGTTCCACCGAACGGTTGGGTCTTATTAGAGCGAGGTTGTTTGGTGCGAAATTGACCACAGCCAACATCATCACCTTTCTCGATGCTCACTGTGAGGTAATTGAAG GTTGGCTAGAAGCACTTATTGCCCACGTAGCATCAGATGAAACGATGATCGCCATACCGGCCATCGATTGGATCCACGAGAACACGCTCGAATTGAACGCACAGAACTCGGTAAAGTACTTCGGTTCCTTCGATTGGTCACTGAACTTCCAGTGGCGCGGTAGAGATCAAAGGATCAAGGCCGCATCCAAGAACGGTACGTCCACCGTACATCCGGCGGCACCGTACGACACACCAACCATGGCCGGAGGACTTTTCACCATACACCGTACGTTCTTCGAGCGGCTCGGCTGGTACGATGAGGGGATGCAAATCTACGGTGGTGAAAACATGGAACTCTCATTCAAGGCATGGATGTGCGGTGGCAAGCTGCAGATAGTGGCGTGCTCCCGCGTAGCACACATACAGAAGCGTGGCCATCCTTATTTGCGCGAGATTGCCGGCGGGTTATCGATAATCAAGCGCAACTCGGTCCGGCTGGCGGAGGTGTGGTTGGATGAATACGCCGACTACTACTACGAAACCTTCGGAGGGCGCACCAGGCGAGGTGACTATGGAGATGTAACGGCACGGAAAGAGTTACGCCAACGGCTCCAGTGTAAGCCGTTTCGGTGGTACCTCGAACACGTCTTCCCGGAACAGTTCGATCCGAGTAAAGCGGTGGCGCGCGGTGAGATACGCTTTGGCGGGACGACACAGTATCCCACCTGTCTCGATTGGCCGACGCACCTGTTTTTGGTTGGGTGTCACGGTACCGGCGGTCACCAGCTGTGGTATCTTACCAAGCAAGGTGAGGTGACGCGCGAAGACCACTGTCTGGACTATGATGGTACGACGGTGGCAATGTACCGGTGTCACGGTATGGGAGGCAATCAGGCGTGGAGTTGGGATTCGGAGAGTAAGTTGCTGAAAAAACTCACCTACGACCGTTGCCTGCAGTGGAATCGAACTTTTACGCTGGAAGTTTGCGATCCGAACGTGCCGAATCAGCAGTGGCTGATGCAAAACTTTCAACCAAACAATCTGTGA
- the LOC128718621 gene encoding putative polypeptide N-acetylgalactosaminyltransferase 9 codes for MVPLLTAKHLFFVLVLSLIVLTYWIVSVEHDSPNDTEDLQEERHLVLNRPKVPGATFDLNGTPGDMGQPVTVNMSNDQIAILAQEGIQTQGFNQYFSDLMSVRRRLPEIRDAWCAQPGRFLDNLPVTSIVIVFFNEAWSVVLRTVHSILDRSPAHLVREIVLVDDCSTLANLKTQLEEYFRPYPKVRVIRAPSRLGLIRARIYGAKNTTSEVITFLDAHVECTVGWLEALLDVVARNSTTIAIPTIDWIDEKSMALVANKSILYVGAYDWDLNFGWWYRTSLKKKYENKMEPFDTPAMAGGLFSINRTFFERLGWYDDGFDIYGIENIELSMKSWMCGGKMVTVPCSRVAHIQKIGHPYMRNEKKDVVRANSIRLAEVWMDEYKQVIFDIHGIPHYLEEEFGSVAERKAVRERAGCKDFRYYIKNGFPEMKNPYIAGAFRGEVHSVLLGNGTCLEYRPDTLFLGMTQCDGKQKTQYWTHNYYQEINSNQHCLDYAGTDLALYGCHRSRGNQAWRVLTDTNQLQSIKHDRCLAVNTQTKVTLTMQVCDPNNVAQKWTVSYIELDVTPFT; via the exons ATGGTTCCGTTGCTTACCGCGAAGCATCTGTTCTTTGTGCTGGTACTCTCGCTGATTGTCCTTACCTACTGGATAGTGTCAGTGGAACATGATTCTCCCAACGATACGGAAGACTTGCAAGAGGAACGTCATCTTGTGCTGAACCGTCCAAAAGTTCCAGGCGCAACATTCGACCTCAATGGAACTCCGGGTGATATGGGTCAACCGGTTACGGTGAACATGTCCAACGATCAGATCGCCATCTTGGCACAGGAAGGAATCCAAACGCAAGGCTTCAACCAATACTTCTCCGACCTGATGTCCGTTCGGCGCAGGTTGCCCGAGATACGTGATGCCTGGTGTGCACAACCGGGACGCTTTCTAGATAACCTGCCAGTGACGTCGATCGTGATCGTATTCTTCAACGAAGCTTGGTCAGTTGTATTACGGACGGTACATTCGATACTGGACCGATCGCCGGCACACCTGGTGCGGGAGATCGTGCTGGTAGATGACTGCTCCACCTTAG CTAACCTTAAAACCCAACTTGAGGAATACTTTCGACCGTATCCCAAGGTGCGAGTCATTCGTGCCCCTTCTCGGTTGGGGTTAATTCGGGCAAGAATATACGGAGCCAAAAACACAACGTCCGAGGTGATCACGTTTCTAGATGCGCACGTGGAATGTACCGTAG GTTGGTTGGAGGCACTGCTCGATGTTGTTGCACGTAACTCCACCACTATTGCCATTCCTACAATCGATTGGATTGATGAGAAAAGTATGGCACTTGTTGCCAACAAGTCGATTCTCTACGTTGGTGCATACGATTGGGATCTTAACTTTGGCTGGTGGTACCGCACATCTTTAAAGAAGAAGTACGAGAACAAAATGGAGCCGTTTGATACACCCGCCATGGCTGGAGGACTGTTCTCCATCAACCGGACGTTCTTCGAACGACTCGGCTGGTACGACGACGGTTTCGATATCTACGGCATCGAGAACATCGAGCTATCGATGAAGAGTTGGatgtgtggtggaaaaatggtgaCCGTTCCCTGCTCACGAGTCGCTCACATCCAGAAGATTGGTCATCCTTACATGCGTAACGAAAAGAAGGACGTTGTGCGTGCGAACTCCATTCGTCTAGCCGAGGTGTGGATGGATGAGTACAAACAGGTAATCTTCGACATTCACGGTATTCCACACTATCTGGAGGAGGAGTTCGGCTCCGTTGCGGAACGGAAAGCGGTCCGAGAGCGTGCTGGTTGTAAGGACTTTCGCTATTACATCAAGAACGGCTTTCCGGAAATGAAAAACCCCTACATAGCAGGCGCGTTCCGCGGGGAAGTACACAGTGTACTGCTGGGAAATGGGACCTGCCTCGAATATCGTCCGGATACTCTTTTTCTCGGAATGACACAGTGTGATGGGAAGCAGAAGACTCAGTACTGGACACATAACTACTACCAGGAGATAAACAGCAACCAACACTGTTTGGACTATGCTGGCACTGATCTCGCACTGTACGGTTGTCACCGATCACGTGGCAATCAAGCGTGGCGTGTGCTCACTGACACGAACCAACTGCAGAGCATCAAGCACGATCGGTGTCTCGCGGTAAACACGCAAACAAAAGTCACTCTTACCATGCAAGTATGTGATCCAAATAATGTCGCCCAAAAGTGGACCGTAAGCTACATCGAACTAGACGTGACGCCATTTACTTGA
- the LOC128707445 gene encoding putative polypeptide N-acetylgalactosaminyltransferase 9 codes for MVPLLTAKHLFFVLVLSLIALTYWIVSVERDSPNDDLQEELHLVLNRPKVPGGAFDPSGTPGDMGLPVILPEKLSPEVQELVRKGWDEQGLNQFVSDMIPLRRRLPDVRDGWCRSEEQARRERHIQPGTLPRSVIVIVFYNEAWSVLLRTVHSVLDRTPTELIDEIVLVDDCSTMNHLKDELDNYIAALEKVRLVRSTERLGLIRARLFGAKSTTANIITFLDAHCEVIEGWLEALIAHVASDETMIAIPAIDWIHENTLELNAQNSVKYFGSFDWSLNFQWRGRDQRIKAASKNGTSTVHPAAPYDTPTMAGGLFTIHRTFFERLGWYDEGMQIYGGDNMELSFKAWMCGGKLQIVACSRVAHIQKRGHPYLREIAGGLSIIKRNSVRLAEVWLDEYADFYYETFGGRTRRGDYGDVTTRKELRQRLQCKPFRWYLEHVFPEQFDPSKAVARGEIRFGGTTQYPTCLDWPTHLFLVGCHGTGGHQLWYLTKQGEVTREDHCLDYDGTTVAMHRCHGMGGNQAWSWDSESKLLKKLTYDRCLQWNRTFTLEVCDPNEPNQQWLMQNFQPNNL; via the exons ATGGTTCCGTTGCTTACCGCGAAGCATCTGTTCTTTGTGCTGGTACTCTCGCTGATTGCCCTTACCTATTGGATAGTGTCAGTGGAACGTGATTCTCCCAACGATGACTTGCAAGAGGAACTTCATCTTGTGCTGAACCGTCCAAAAGTTCCAGGCGGAGCATTCGACCCCAGTGGAACTCCGGGCGATATGGGACTGCCGGTGATACTGCCGGAAAAACTGTCCCCCGAGGTGCAGGAACTCGTCCGAAAAGGGTGGGATGAACAGGGACTCAATCAGTTCGTTTCGGACATGATTCCGCTGCGCCGAAGACTGCCGGACGTGCGGGATGGTTGGTGTCGGAGTGAGGAGCAGGCGAGGCGCGAGCGTCACATCCAACCCGGCACGCTGCCACGTTCGGTAATAGTGATTGTGTTCTACAACGAGGCCTGGTCCGTACTGCTGCGTACCGTGCACTCCGTTCTGGACCGGACGCCAACCGAGCTTATCGACGAGATTGTGCTCGTGGACGACTGTTCGACGATGAATCACCTAAAAGACGAACTGGATAATTATATTGCCGCACTTGAGAAGGTTCGCTTGGTGCGTTCCACCGAACGGTTGGGTCTTATTAGAGCGAGGTTGTTTGGTGCGAAATCGACCACAGCCAACATCATCACCTTTCTCGATGCTCACTGTGAGGTAATTGAAG GTTGGCTAGAAGCACTTATTGCCCACGTAGCATCAGATGAAACGATGATCGCCATACCGGCCATCGATTGGATCCACGAGAACACGCTCGAATTGAACGCACAGAACTCGGTAAAGTACTTCGGTTCCTTCGATTGGTCACTGAACTTCCAGTGGCGCGGTAGAGATCAAAGGATCAAAGCCGCATCCAAGAACGGTACGTCCACCGTACATCCGGCGGCACCGTACGACACACCAACCATGGCCGGAGGACTTTTCACCATACACCGTACGTTCTTCGAGCGGCTCGGCTGGTACGATGAGGGGATGCAAATCTATGGTGGTGACAACATGGAACTCTCATTCAAGGCATGGATGTGCGGTGGCAAGCTGCAGATAGTGGCGTGCTCCCGCGTAGCACACATACAGAAGCGTGGCCATCCTTATTTGCGCGAGATTGCCGGCGGGTTATCGATAATCAAGCGCAACTCGGTCCGTCTGGCGGAGGTGTGGTTGGATGAATACGCCGACTTCTACTACGAAACCTTCGGAGGGCGCACCAGGCGAGGTGACTATGGAGATGTAACGACACGGAAAGAGTTACGCCAACGACTCCAATGTAAGCCGTTTCGGTGGTACCTCGAACACGTCTTCCCGGAACAGTTCGATCCGAGTAAAGCGGTGGCGCGCGGTGAGATACGCTTTGGCGGGACGACACAGTATCCCACCTGTCTCGATTGGCCGACGCACCTGTTTTTGGTTGGGTGTCACGGTACCGGCGGTCACCAGCTGTGGTATCTTACCAAGCAAGGTGAGGTGACGCGCGAAGACCACTGTCTGGACTATGATGGTACGACGGTGGCAATGCACCGGTGTCACGGTATGGGAGGCAATCAGGCGTGGAGTTGGGATTCGGAGAGTAAGTTGCTGAAAAAACTCACCTACGACCGTTGCCTGCAGTGGAATCGAACTTTTACGCTGGAAGTTTGCGATCCGAACGAGCCGAATCAGCAGTGGCTGATGCAAAACTTTCAACCAAACAATCTGTGA